In a genomic window of Akkermansiaceae bacterium:
- a CDS encoding cytochrome c oxidase subunit II, translating into MSILDLLGLPANGSQHGEQVDQMNSVIHWLMLVLFVGWTIFFFVALFKFWHKRNPTASYTGVKNHVSTHLEIGVIIVEAVFLLGFAFPLWAERTDTFDRVVANDPDAPRVRVIGQQYSWIYHYPGNDGVFGRTDNSLITGDNTLGIDPADPNGEDDFISTSILRLPVGRNSILQVTSKDVIHNFAIVPMRIQQDCIPGKEIPMWFKPVEKMETYVVCAQLCGEAHANMKGSMEVIDAKEYYDWAKSRSDEELARKKN; encoded by the coding sequence ATGTCTATCCTCGATTTATTAGGTCTCCCCGCCAACGGCTCCCAACACGGTGAACAAGTCGACCAGATGAACTCCGTCATCCACTGGTTGATGCTGGTTCTGTTTGTCGGCTGGACGATTTTCTTTTTTGTCGCCTTGTTCAAGTTCTGGCACAAGCGTAACCCCACCGCATCCTATACCGGTGTGAAAAACCACGTCTCCACCCACCTGGAAATAGGGGTGATCATCGTGGAGGCCGTTTTCCTGCTCGGTTTTGCCTTCCCGCTCTGGGCCGAACGTACGGATACCTTTGACCGTGTGGTCGCCAACGACCCCGACGCTCCCCGCGTGCGTGTCATTGGCCAGCAATACAGCTGGATTTACCACTATCCCGGCAACGACGGTGTATTTGGTCGTACAGACAACTCGCTGATCACTGGTGACAACACCCTGGGAATCGATCCCGCTGACCCCAACGGCGAGGACGACTTCATCTCCACCTCGATCCTCCGCCTGCCGGTAGGCCGCAATAGCATCCTCCAGGTGACTTCCAAGGACGTGATCCATAACTTTGCCATCGTTCCCATGCGTATCCAGCAGGACTGCATCCCGGGTAAGGAAATCCCCATGTGGTTCAAACCGGTCGAGAAAATGGAAACCTATGTCGTCTGTGCCCAGCTTTGTGGTGAGGCACACGCCAACATGAAGGGCAGCATGGAGGTCATCGATGCCAAGGAATACTACGATTGGGCCAAGTCCCGCAGCGACGAGGAACTTGCCCGGAAAAAGAACTAG
- a CDS encoding cytochrome C oxidase subunit IV family protein produces the protein MADSPEEIKKHIKLYLLIGATLFACTVITVAVAKFEFLDFGDRGFDAVDATIGLLIATFKATLVALIFMHLNHEKKMVYWVFALGLFFAIALMSLTGLAFSDPIQFKAFFGS, from the coding sequence ATGGCTGACTCACCTGAAGAAATCAAAAAACATATCAAGCTCTACCTACTGATCGGAGCTACGCTCTTTGCATGCACTGTCATAACCGTGGCTGTGGCCAAATTCGAGTTTCTCGACTTTGGCGACCGTGGATTCGATGCGGTCGATGCCACCATCGGTCTTTTGATCGCTACCTTCAAAGCCACACTGGTGGCTCTGATCTTCATGCACTTGAATCATGAAAAGAAAATGGTATACTGGGTATTCGCCCTCGGTCTGTTTTTTGCAATCGCTCTGATGAGCCTTACCGGCCTGGCATTCTCTGACCCGATCCAATTCAAGGCCTTCTTCGGAAGCTAA
- a CDS encoding heme-copper oxidase subunit III — protein MEIPYIVEPRKDTGLNNSKIGIWLFLASEVMLFGGLFSGYVFLRIYADYPWPERTLPVLPGLINTFVLIGSSVTVVFAWVSLKLRQWRKFQVYMAITIICAALFMVLKGVEYNAKFHHQAIRLDDYTVIEGHAHAQGDGHDAAAPSKNLNITAESLRVDLRRLDDAYYEVMGTQYSEGGFVLADAVTLSNGKVLEKGTPISKALLDEAEEDFLAAVAHNSNIDIELGRQAWSDMKARYPGKKYYQLAEGGKTLNELTSAYLKGLKEKRKDDYLVATANLSFVPSSGQALITVDPYWGKLSRPKAGEKGELKLKDQTVISGTTADSSIKLAVDGIDFRHTVMKAEEKGIDPVAAIDNSWLLKDANMKLIWEKHKVVTAKLAEQLKAKDRKPTENDTYRINWQEIVAFQRIEEKGLKIEDMSHAEIHSYFPNDLEGFAGPVHRKPEDHGKEGAKGVEYPEITVPREQVRFESVFSPRWNTYYATYFTITGLHGLHVVAGALVLAYYLFFGRRMYNEKPEWLANRVEVGGLFWHFVDLVWIFLFPILYLM, from the coding sequence ATGGAAATTCCCTACATTGTAGAACCCCGCAAAGACACCGGGCTGAATAACTCCAAGATCGGTATCTGGCTGTTTCTCGCCTCCGAGGTCATGCTCTTTGGCGGCCTCTTTTCCGGATACGTCTTCCTCCGCATCTACGCAGACTATCCATGGCCCGAGCGCACGCTCCCCGTGCTGCCCGGCCTGATCAACACCTTTGTCCTGATCGGTTCTTCCGTGACGGTGGTCTTCGCCTGGGTTTCGCTGAAACTCAGACAGTGGCGCAAGTTCCAGGTCTACATGGCGATCACGATTATCTGTGCCGCCCTGTTCATGGTGCTCAAGGGCGTCGAGTATAACGCCAAGTTCCACCACCAGGCGATCCGTCTGGACGACTACACAGTGATCGAAGGTCACGCGCACGCCCAGGGTGATGGCCACGATGCCGCTGCACCCAGCAAAAACCTCAACATCACTGCCGAGTCACTGCGGGTTGACCTGCGCCGACTGGATGACGCGTATTACGAGGTCATGGGCACACAGTATTCCGAGGGTGGATTCGTCCTTGCCGATGCGGTGACCCTTTCCAATGGCAAGGTGCTGGAAAAAGGAACGCCCATTTCCAAGGCCCTGCTCGATGAGGCGGAGGAGGATTTTCTCGCCGCTGTGGCCCACAACAGCAACATCGATATCGAGCTTGGCCGCCAGGCATGGTCCGATATGAAAGCCAGGTACCCGGGTAAAAAATATTACCAGCTTGCCGAGGGCGGCAAGACACTGAACGAGCTTACCTCGGCCTATCTCAAAGGTCTCAAGGAGAAGCGCAAGGATGATTACCTGGTCGCGACGGCCAACCTGTCCTTCGTCCCAAGCTCCGGCCAGGCGTTGATCACGGTCGATCCATACTGGGGCAAGCTGAGCCGTCCGAAGGCGGGTGAAAAAGGTGAACTCAAACTCAAGGACCAGACCGTTATTTCCGGCACCACCGCTGACAGCTCCATCAAGCTGGCTGTCGATGGTATCGATTTCCGTCACACGGTGATGAAGGCGGAGGAAAAAGGGATCGATCCCGTTGCGGCCATTGACAACTCATGGCTGCTCAAGGACGCGAACATGAAGCTGATCTGGGAGAAACACAAGGTGGTGACGGCCAAACTTGCCGAGCAACTGAAGGCCAAGGACCGCAAGCCCACCGAAAACGACACCTACCGGATCAACTGGCAGGAAATCGTCGCCTTCCAGCGGATCGAGGAAAAAGGTCTCAAGATCGAGGACATGAGCCACGCTGAAATCCACAGCTATTTCCCGAACGACCTCGAAGGCTTTGCGGGTCCGGTTCACAGAAAGCCGGAGGACCACGGAAAAGAGGGTGCCAAAGGTGTCGAATACCCGGAAATCACCGTGCCCCGCGAGCAGGTGCGTTTTGAATCGGTCTTCAGCCCACGCTGGAACACCTACTACGCAACCTACTTCACCATCACCGGCCTGCACGGCCTGCACGTGGTCGCCGGCGCATTGGTCCTCGCCTATTACCTCTTCTTCGGACGTAGGATGTATAACGAGAAACCCGAGTGGCTCGCCAACCGCGTCGAAGTCGGTGGCCTGTTCTGGCACTTCGTCGACCTCGTCTGGATCTTCCTTTTCCCCATCCTCTACCTCATGTAG